GTCCGGGTCGATTTTGCCGGCGCCAAGGCGCCCTCGCCGTTGCTGCCCCGCCTCCCCAAGGGCAAATGGGCATGACGTTTCCTTGGTTCTTCTGGCTCTTCGCGGCCTGTTACACGGTCCATTTGGTCTGGGAGACGGCGCTCACGCTCCTCAACAACGCCCACATCCGCAGGCACGCCGGCGAGATCCCCGAATACTTTCGGGGCAAGATCGAGCCGGATCGTTACCGGAAGGCCGTCGCCTACAACCTGGAGAAGGCGCGCTTCGGCCTCGCCGTGCGGGGTTATGACGTCGCCGTGACCTGGGCGATACTCCTGAGCGGCGTCCTGGAAAGGCTCGACGGCTGGGTCGGTCTCCGCGGGATTCCCCACTCGATCCTCTACTGCGGCGCCGTGGCCTTAAGCCTGACGGCCTTGCGCCTCCCGGTGTCGCTCTATTCCCACTTCGTGTTGGAGGAGAAATACGGGTTCAACAAGATGACGGGGAAAACCTTCGTCCTGGACCTGCTGAAGGGAATCGCGCTCGGCGCGGCGCTGGGCGGGCCGATCCTGGCGCTCGTCTTCTGGCTCTACCAAAAGGCCGGCGGCCTCTGGTGGCTTTGGGCCTTCCTGGGCGTCTACGGCTTCGAGTTCGTCATGGCGGCGGTCTATCCGACCCTCCTGGCCCCGATCTTCAACAAGTTCACCCCGCTGCCCGATGGCTCGCTGAAGGACGCGATCACGGCGCTGGCGAAAAAAATCCGCTTCAAGATGTCCGGCATTTTCACGATCGACGGCTCGCGCCGATCGGCGCATTCGAACGCCTACTTCGCCGGGATGGGCCGGATGCGGCGGATCGTCCTTTTCGACACGCTCCAGAAGCAGCTGACCGAGCGGGAGATCATCGCCGTCCTGGGCCATGAGATGGGCCACAACAAGCTCCGGCACATCCAAAAGATGCTGGTCATGGGTTTCGCGACCTCCCTCGCCGGTTTCTGGATCTTGTCGCTCTTGATCGGTTGGGAGCCTCTTTACGCCGCCTTCAACGCCGGCGCCCCGGCCCCGCACAAGGCGCTGGTGATCGTCTCGCTCTTCGGAAGCCACTTTACGTTCTTCCTCAAGATCCTGACCAACGCCCTCTCGCGGCGCTACGAGTACGCCTCGGACCTCTTTTCGGTCAAGGTGGTGGGGGACCGCGAGGCGATGGCGTCGTCCCTGGTCGCGCTCTCGCGGGAGAATCTCTCGAACCTCACGCCGCATCCGCTCTTCAGCTTTTATCACTACACGCACCCGACGACGCTCG
The nucleotide sequence above comes from bacterium. Encoded proteins:
- a CDS encoding M48 family metallopeptidase; the encoded protein is MTFPWFFWLFAACYTVHLVWETALTLLNNAHIRRHAGEIPEYFRGKIEPDRYRKAVAYNLEKARFGLAVRGYDVAVTWAILLSGVLERLDGWVGLRGIPHSILYCGAVALSLTALRLPVSLYSHFVLEEKYGFNKMTGKTFVLDLLKGIALGAALGGPILALVFWLYQKAGGLWWLWAFLGVYGFEFVMAAVYPTLLAPIFNKFTPLPDGSLKDAITALAKKIRFKMSGIFTIDGSRRSAHSNAYFAGMGRMRRIVLFDTLQKQLTEREIIAVLGHEMGHNKLRHIQKMLVMGFATSLAGFWILSLLIGWEPLYAAFNAGAPAPHKALVIVSLFGSHFTFFLKILTNALSRRYEYASDLFSVKVVGDREAMASSLVALSRENLSNLTPHPLFSFYHYTHPTTLERVRALQA